One stretch of Streptomyces sp. 135 DNA includes these proteins:
- a CDS encoding NAD(P)-binding domain-containing protein yields MSSKPAVSVIGLGEMGQALAGALLAAGHPTTVWNRSAEKGDALVARGAVRAGSVQEAVLAAPLVIACLLDHDTTYTVLEPAAGALRGRTLVNLANGTPDQARRAESWAEGLGAEYLDGGIMAIPSTVATPQAFVLYSGRERHFTAYRETLEALGGAVYLGTDAGIAPLYDLALLSAMDMMFHGFFHAVALATSHKEGSAGGVTELLVPWLSSMLQMLPSLAADVDADRESGAAPGFAQGLDVVLAGARNLAQAARDAGVRADYFERSGADLEEQIAQGLTLFTAPEAVRRLRVNG; encoded by the coding sequence ATGAGCAGCAAGCCGGCCGTCAGCGTCATCGGGCTCGGCGAGATGGGGCAGGCGCTGGCCGGGGCCCTGCTCGCCGCCGGGCATCCCACCACCGTCTGGAACCGCAGCGCGGAGAAGGGCGACGCGCTCGTGGCGCGCGGGGCGGTGCGGGCCGGGTCGGTCCAGGAGGCCGTCCTCGCCGCGCCGTTGGTCATCGCCTGCCTGCTGGACCACGACACCACGTACACCGTCCTGGAGCCCGCCGCCGGAGCCCTGCGCGGGCGGACGCTGGTCAACCTCGCCAACGGCACGCCGGACCAGGCCCGCCGCGCCGAGTCCTGGGCCGAGGGGCTCGGCGCGGAGTATCTGGACGGCGGGATCATGGCCATCCCCTCGACCGTCGCCACCCCGCAGGCGTTCGTCCTCTACAGCGGCCGGGAGCGGCACTTCACGGCGTACCGGGAGACGTTGGAGGCGCTGGGCGGGGCCGTGTACCTGGGCACCGACGCGGGGATCGCCCCGCTGTACGACCTGGCGCTGCTGAGCGCGATGGACATGATGTTCCACGGCTTCTTCCACGCGGTCGCGCTGGCCACCTCGCACAAGGAGGGCAGCGCGGGCGGGGTCACCGAGCTGCTCGTGCCGTGGCTGAGCAGCATGCTCCAGATGCTGCCGTCGCTCGCGGCCGACGTGGACGCCGACCGGGAGTCGGGCGCCGCTCCCGGCTTCGCGCAGGGCCTCGACGTCGTGCTCGCCGGTGCCCGCAACCTGGCGCAGGCGGCGCGGGACGCGGGGGTGCGGGCCGACTACTTCGAGCGGTCGGGGGCCGACCTGGAGGAGCAGATCGCGCAGGGGCTCACGCTCTTCACGGCGCCCGAGGCGGTGCGGCGGCTCAGGGTGAACGGGTGA